The nucleotide window GCAGGCCTCGAGGCTCTTGCTCTCGCGCCGCACGAAACATACGACGTCTCGCGCCCCTCGTAATGGAGCCTGGCAGTTTTCAAGCTGGCGCAACTTTCCGCCGATGTCCTCGAAACACTCTTGCGCAACCTACCGAGAAAAAAAACGCCACCGAAGCGTACGCCGCTCACAGGGGAAAAATGAGGGGGCGGCCGGACGGCTGTCGCTCATCGACAGACAGGCCAGCCGATCAGGCTGCCAGCAAAACGGAGCAGCAGAATAGAGTGTGGACGTCGGGCGCGAGGCAGCTTGCGATCACGGTCACAGTGAAGGGATGGCTTGCGCAGCGGCAGCCGGCCATGCACACGCGCAAGTGACAAAACCCACGAACCTCCACTTCACCGAAACCGGTTGCCCCGACGACGACAAGACGAGCGCCGTTGACTGCGGCTCCGACTGCTTACCGATTCGGTTCGGGATAAACGATCGTCCTGCCGAGTTGAATCACTGCGCCAGGCGTAAGGTGAGCCGGCTCCAGCCGCCCCCGTCCCATGATATGGAGTACGGTTTTCTCCGACGCAATAAGGTAGTCGGCGACGATGCGGCGGTGACATCGCCACCATACGGCCTCCGAACACATTATCACGCAGCGTCGCTCTCGCCCTACGTCGATCAGATGGTCAAGGCCAGCACGAAAAGTGTCCGAAAGCGCGTAATCGGCGTAATTGTGAAAACTCTCGTTCGTCCAGAAACCGTTGACATCCCGGGGCAAAGTTCGGGCTTTTCCGCGAAGGCCGCCAAGCGCGGCGACGTGTTCATATGAGATGCCAAACGCGGCCAGCGCGTCAGGAAGCGTCTCCTCGTTGAACAGCGGGTTGGCTCTCGACCTCGGCATCTTTCTGATGTCCACAAGAGCGCCTATGTGGGCGTCATTCAACAACCCGACAAATTCTGGAAGGGTTCGGTTCGAATGGCCAATGGTGCAGAATGGAAGCGTCACAGTTCGCCTTACCAGGGTGGGGCGCCCGAATGCGCGCCAGCCCACACCCGAGCCCAGATGCCGCACACGGCGAGAGCCGCTGCGAACAGGTGCCGTGTAATCCACTGTTTCATCCCGGCTTCTTTCATCAGGTGGCGTGGCATGCAACCGGAACCAACTCGCGTTGCAAGACGGCGTCTACAACCCCCAGATGATGTCGGCATTGTGCTTGCTGGCCTCACGCATCATGTCCAGAAACGGCCAGGCCCGCTGCGAAAGTCCACTGCCGAATTCATGGCGGCCCTCGCGCGAATACTGCAGCGATTCCAAGGCAATCTCAGCTTTTTCATCGTCTGAAATCGCTGCTTCGAGACGGTTGATTGCACGAGGCAGCTCGTCGTGGAGGATAACGCCACGCATATTGAGCCGCTTGCCCACGAGACCAAGCAGGTACTGGGCGAGATCTCTGAGCATCACGACATCTGGCGTAGCGGGCGATTGAAACGTGATCAGCATGATGGCTCCTTGCTT belongs to Paraburkholderia aromaticivorans and includes:
- a CDS encoding DUF488 family protein; the encoded protein is MTLPFCTIGHSNRTLPEFVGLLNDAHIGALVDIRKMPRSRANPLFNEETLPDALAAFGISYEHVAALGGLRGKARTLPRDVNGFWTNESFHNYADYALSDTFRAGLDHLIDVGRERRCVIMCSEAVWWRCHRRIVADYLIASEKTVLHIMGRGRLEPAHLTPGAVIQLGRTIVYPEPNR
- a CDS encoding DUF1840 domain-containing protein, with protein sequence MLITFQSPATPDVVMLRDLAQYLLGLVGKRLNMRGVILHDELPRAINRLEAAISDDEKAEIALESLQYSREGRHEFGSGLSQRAWPFLDMMREASKHNADIIWGL